One window of Nostoc sp. C052 genomic DNA carries:
- the hpsA gene encoding hormogonium polysaccharide biosynthesis protein HpsA translates to MSRKRQLVKAIQKTFKQISKQFLSAINKQIIWLLRAIFGTRRKRGSENAGFLLPTVAMVLIVVVLLTTVILFRSFERSKNASNVRVNEAVLNAASPALDRARAKLDKLFDDRRLPRATPSDTALESAFKNYLNEYTFGDETQLNLNYTGQTALPTSWMYPIDTDNNGKFDTYTLYGIYFRNPPITNGAYSRARNPLEARTPPMTSGSISNGCQDTLGTSATLVGSTGWFNIASKLKKSFFVYTANVPITNPPTTDYEAFKGNKGFSALEYQQDRVQLPLVNNAVVYEDDIELTPGPAFNLNGRILTNSNFLTGSGFQTVTLYQVSSKNSCFYDQDNSKIIVGGNLAAGGFTDSGDLSNSAGVHLFQGQGSDPNTSYGVKDNKSVAGVPTNIAYNSSAYVQRINLLVQAQASYDASTDPQEVKDGITQQLKVLNLTTSTASTAQQASIRNNQLGLYFKKRTRRVPYNEIPSGTDAAGTYNITDNKPLQGSGDSLRPPDTWVYPFDPSDGKTNTNYAKLTLKLNSSDSTKLLPSATETTKQQQLGKEQYVGDRVLLGNNLPALWWNGTTFIGSDSTDTQNITGIVWDDGTGTRNRRSRVQQLADLGTVDRDGDWESAASKVPTTPQDPVGGLRVITGAGIYLPKDYTVSSSQADLNTAAAATNRIWSDMMPVPNSIGINANKSIQDTQNSNIVLPNTTYTPYLRMRATAVYHYQASGYVAATPTPIACISSFYDPTNSTTAKNLNSLPSATGFFYDKATGGKSHNGIVYAAPTKGVSDYSDLLNYQASLRYPNGRLVNEVLSTALSKAAASRTLSEQSAIDAAICAIQILDGTIGDPSNTVIPHGAIYETAFLDGRQIKAIHKDATTALGVNTFTNPDGVNGDGTGIVGTLTTSPYELAKETRQPLEIRTTVLDISKLRTTTYGTATTQEYLIPNSGIVYATRDDALLDLSAASGITSTDTDTQKQNKKDTQKSSSPVDFILDPTRRPNGIMLINGDPLWRVQAYRDAEKGLILASNLPVYIQGDFNKHTGEEFNTALASDLSNFYSRTASDRNKNFACRTGDARLPNCTTGDAWRPASVLSDAITLLSNNFQRGYRSDGDYDLNNNLGDTNSITAFQKNGFAFINSSNAVVTTNNSNTINAAWYGTDGLPKDLDTTTTGTQGSSYLNNFVTPIQRRKNAPEYLMEVCPKLPVSACDPGTDWYVTVPADGGLKASDIPNDGTVSFSLATHLAGTTAQSQSPTGSNSKYLGYPRRVAFLRNASGVLTVDANSKPTIIGIKGGKITQFPLASFDSTNRPDSQNNALWFRTTTANDDTKPPKFTLGSGTSDQPALSPVLQIQVAFGTDETTSPTSSSRIGPSNTQDSNWLQQATATTFNLAAAGADTPARPTEDNGGLHNFVRLLENWNPTSDLNAAIAAKINGSFIQRGRSVYATAPFVAFLNTSSSAVYPIANSSGLVPFYLAPKRQWGYDVALLSQSPDAFSQKLAITPDDKPNEYFREVGRDDTWVQTLLCATKASDSSYAVDADQRPSCS, encoded by the coding sequence ATGTCTCGAAAACGTCAGCTAGTCAAGGCAATTCAAAAAACCTTCAAACAAATTAGCAAGCAGTTTTTATCTGCAATTAACAAGCAAATTATTTGGCTCTTGCGTGCTATTTTCGGCACTCGAAGAAAACGCGGCTCAGAGAATGCTGGGTTTTTGTTGCCGACAGTGGCAATGGTGTTAATAGTAGTCGTCTTGTTGACCACTGTTATTTTGTTTCGGTCTTTTGAACGCTCCAAAAATGCTAGTAATGTCCGGGTGAATGAAGCTGTACTTAACGCTGCATCACCTGCCCTTGACAGAGCTAGAGCCAAATTAGACAAGCTATTTGATGACCGTCGGCTCCCACGAGCTACACCTTCAGATACAGCTTTAGAGAGTGCCTTCAAAAATTATTTGAATGAATATACTTTTGGGGATGAAACTCAACTAAATCTGAATTATACCGGTCAAACAGCACTACCAACTTCATGGATGTACCCGATTGATACAGATAACAATGGGAAATTTGACACCTATACTCTTTATGGAATTTATTTCCGAAATCCGCCTATAACTAACGGCGCATATAGTCGTGCTAGAAATCCTCTAGAGGCCAGAACTCCGCCCATGACCTCTGGTAGTATAAGCAACGGTTGTCAAGATACTTTGGGAACCAGTGCTACTTTGGTGGGGAGTACGGGCTGGTTTAATATTGCTAGTAAACTCAAAAAAAGCTTTTTTGTTTACACTGCTAATGTTCCTATCACTAACCCACCTACGACTGATTACGAAGCTTTCAAAGGTAATAAAGGTTTTTCAGCTTTAGAGTATCAACAAGATCGCGTACAACTACCCCTAGTTAACAATGCGGTGGTTTATGAAGATGATATAGAACTTACCCCTGGTCCTGCATTTAACCTCAATGGACGGATCTTGACTAATAGTAACTTCCTGACTGGTAGCGGCTTTCAAACTGTTACACTTTATCAGGTTAGTAGTAAAAATTCCTGTTTTTACGATCAAGACAATTCCAAAATTATTGTCGGTGGCAATTTAGCAGCAGGTGGTTTCACAGATAGTGGTGATTTAAGTAACAGTGCTGGAGTTCATTTATTCCAAGGGCAAGGATCTGATCCTAATACCAGTTATGGTGTTAAAGATAACAAATCAGTTGCCGGAGTACCGACTAATATTGCCTACAATAGTTCCGCTTATGTACAGCGCATCAATCTATTAGTGCAAGCGCAGGCATCTTACGATGCATCTACTGACCCCCAGGAAGTCAAAGATGGCATTACACAGCAACTAAAAGTATTAAATCTAACCACTTCAACTGCCTCTACAGCACAACAAGCTAGTATCCGTAATAACCAGCTAGGACTCTACTTTAAAAAACGTACCCGCCGTGTACCCTATAATGAAATTCCTTCTGGTACAGATGCGGCAGGAACTTATAATATTACTGATAATAAACCCCTACAAGGAAGTGGTGACTCACTGCGTCCACCAGACACTTGGGTTTATCCCTTTGATCCTAGTGATGGTAAAACTAATACTAATTATGCCAAATTAACGCTCAAACTTAATAGTTCTGATAGTACTAAGCTTTTACCTAGCGCTACAGAGACAACTAAGCAGCAACAATTAGGTAAAGAACAATACGTTGGCGATCGCGTTTTGCTTGGTAATAATCTACCTGCATTGTGGTGGAACGGAACGACATTTATTGGTTCAGACAGCACAGATACCCAAAATATTACAGGTATTGTCTGGGACGACGGAACTGGAACTCGCAATCGTCGCAGTCGTGTACAGCAACTAGCTGATTTAGGAACTGTTGACCGAGATGGAGACTGGGAATCAGCAGCTTCTAAAGTACCAACTACTCCCCAAGATCCTGTAGGCGGCTTACGGGTAATCACTGGTGCAGGGATTTATTTGCCTAAAGATTACACTGTTAGTAGTAGCCAAGCTGATTTGAACACAGCGGCAGCAGCTACAAATAGAATTTGGTCAGATATGATGCCTGTACCTAATAGTATTGGTATCAATGCGAATAAATCAATCCAAGATACCCAAAATAGCAATATAGTATTACCCAATACTACTTATACACCCTATCTACGGATGCGAGCTACAGCAGTTTATCACTACCAAGCGAGTGGTTACGTTGCGGCAACCCCTACACCTATAGCTTGTATAAGTAGCTTCTACGATCCCACTAATAGCACTACAGCTAAGAACCTGAATAGTCTTCCATCTGCGACAGGTTTTTTCTATGACAAAGCCACAGGTGGTAAATCCCATAATGGTATTGTCTACGCAGCTCCAACAAAGGGGGTTTCTGACTATTCAGATTTACTAAACTACCAAGCTAGTTTAAGGTATCCCAATGGGCGGTTGGTAAATGAAGTACTCAGCACCGCTTTATCAAAAGCAGCTGCTTCTCGGACACTCTCAGAGCAGTCTGCTATTGATGCTGCTATCTGTGCCATCCAAATATTAGACGGTACTATCGGCGATCCAAGTAATACCGTTATCCCTCACGGTGCAATTTACGAAACTGCTTTTTTAGATGGAAGGCAGATTAAGGCAATTCATAAAGACGCGACAACGGCACTTGGTGTAAATACGTTTACCAATCCTGATGGTGTAAATGGAGATGGAACTGGGATAGTAGGAACCTTGACGACTTCACCCTACGAACTCGCCAAAGAAACCCGCCAACCTCTGGAAATTCGCACCACTGTATTAGACATTAGTAAGTTGCGAACAACAACTTATGGCACTGCAACAACACAAGAATACTTAATCCCCAATAGTGGTATTGTTTACGCCACACGGGATGATGCACTTTTAGATTTGAGTGCTGCTTCTGGCATTACATCAACAGACACGGATACACAAAAACAGAACAAAAAAGATACTCAAAAATCAAGTAGCCCTGTAGACTTTATACTTGACCCAACTCGCCGTCCTAACGGCATCATGTTAATCAATGGCGATCCACTCTGGCGTGTTCAAGCTTACAGAGATGCAGAAAAAGGCTTGATTTTAGCCTCTAACTTGCCTGTATATATTCAAGGTGACTTTAATAAACATACCGGAGAAGAATTTAACACAGCTCTAGCTAGTGATTTGAGCAATTTCTACTCTCGCACTGCATCAGACCGTAATAAAAACTTTGCTTGTCGTACTGGTGATGCTAGACTACCAAACTGTACCACTGGGGACGCATGGCGACCTGCCAGCGTGTTGTCAGATGCCATTACACTTCTTTCTAACAACTTTCAAAGGGGCTACCGGAGTGATGGAGACTATGACCTAAATAATAATTTAGGGGATACTAATTCCATTACCGCATTTCAGAAAAATGGGTTTGCTTTTATCAATAGTAGTAATGCTGTAGTTACTACTAACAATAGTAATACCATCAATGCTGCCTGGTATGGTACTGACGGTTTGCCCAAAGACCTTGATACTACTACTACTGGTACTCAAGGTAGCTCTTATCTTAATAACTTTGTTACACCCATCCAACGAAGGAAAAATGCCCCAGAATATTTAATGGAGGTCTGTCCGAAACTACCTGTTTCAGCTTGCGATCCAGGTACTGATTGGTACGTAACAGTACCTGCTGATGGTGGTCTAAAAGCTTCTGATATTCCTAATGATGGTACTGTAAGTTTTTCTCTTGCTACCCATTTAGCAGGTACAACAGCACAATCACAATCACCGACTGGTTCTAATTCTAAATATCTAGGCTATCCTCGGCGTGTTGCCTTTCTCCGTAATGCATCTGGAGTGCTTACGGTTGATGCTAATAGTAAACCAACCATTATAGGTATCAAAGGCGGGAAAATAACTCAATTTCCATTAGCTAGTTTTGATTCTACTAATAGACCAGATTCCCAAAATAATGCTCTATGGTTCCGAACAACTACTGCTAATGACGATACTAAACCGCCAAAGTTTACTCTAGGCTCAGGTACAAGCGATCAACCAGCTTTATCGCCGGTTTTACAAATTCAAGTGGCTTTTGGCACTGATGAAACTACATCACCAACATCAAGTAGCAGAATAGGCCCTAGTAATACACAAGATAGTAACTGGCTGCAACAGGCCACAGCTACCACCTTTAATTTAGCCGCAGCAGGGGCAGACACCCCGGCTCGTCCGACAGAAGATAATGGTGGTTTACACAACTTTGTCCGCTTACTGGAAAATTGGAACCCAACTAGCGATTTAAATGCAGCTATTGCAGCTAAAATTAACGGCTCTTTTATCCAAAGAGGCCGCAGCGTCTATGCTACTGCACCATTTGTAGCATTCTTAAATACTTCATCTAGCGCAGTATATCCGATCGCTAACTCTAGTGGTCTAGTACCTTTTTATCTAGCTCCTAAACGGCAGTGGGGTTATGATGTCGCCTTGCTGTCGCAATCACCAGATGCATTTTCGCAAAAATTAGCGATAACGCCAGATGACAAACCCAATGAATACTTCCGAGAAGTTGGCCGAGATGATACCTGGGTGCAAACCTTATTATGTGCCACAAAAGCCTCAGATAGTAGTTACGCCGTCGATGCCGATCAACGTCCTAGCTGTAGTTAA
- the hpsB gene encoding hormogonium polysaccharide secretion pseudopilin HpsB: protein MIKLKPQQVSQPSSESGFTIIESLVAMLVVAILLAAIAPTIVIATATRVQSKRVELATQAARTFIDGVKTGAVTIPATTTAPTGTLAGNNLLNTTSMPVPQTTTSLTSLYCVTKDTNNSLAITNPDCTSNTSKIFYIQAVRITATTSTPTDSTGLPKDGYRLAIRVYRSDIDVTKTVYAGLSDSSINKKQNAFTGTLGNTQSPLVEMTTEIGSRNTSFNALCQRLAITGSTTSNTTCN, encoded by the coding sequence ATGATTAAGCTCAAACCACAGCAAGTAAGTCAACCATCTAGTGAGTCTGGTTTTACGATTATTGAGTCATTGGTAGCAATGCTAGTAGTTGCTATTTTACTAGCAGCGATCGCACCTACCATCGTCATTGCAACAGCAACTCGCGTCCAATCAAAACGCGTAGAACTAGCTACACAAGCTGCCAGAACTTTCATTGACGGCGTGAAAACGGGAGCAGTGACAATTCCTGCTACCACTACTGCACCCACTGGAACATTAGCTGGCAATAATTTACTTAATACTACAAGTATGCCAGTTCCTCAAACAACAACATCGCTAACATCGCTATATTGTGTGACAAAAGATACAAACAACAGTCTGGCTATTACTAACCCAGATTGTACAAGCAACACAAGCAAAATATTTTACATTCAGGCTGTAAGAATTACAGCAACAACAAGCACCCCAACTGATAGCACAGGTCTACCAAAGGATGGCTACCGTTTGGCAATTCGGGTTTATCGATCAGATATTGATGTTACTAAAACTGTCTACGCTGGTCTTAGCGATAGTAGTATCAATAAAAAACAAAACGCTTTCACTGGGACTTTGGGAAATACCCAGTCCCCACTAGTGGAAATGACCACTGAAATTGGTTCTAGAAATACTTCCTTCAATGCTCTGTGTCAGCGTCTTGCTATTACTGGCAGCACTACTAGTAACACCACTTGTAATTAG
- the hpsC gene encoding hormogonium polysaccharide secretion pseudopilin HpsC — MKNVLRFLLSIQLKHSKFVQQVHGFTLIELLVALLLAFLVITPLLGFMVNILSTDQKEQAKANSEQEIQTAIDYIANDLQQAVYIYDRTALTTNSNTTPANSGIQDQIPPVKSATGCSSTATCKPILVFWKRKFISAAITAPGSTTDDTFVYSLVAYYLIKDSSTTWSNAARIARFEIRDGVLASSGSNGNCGSDYPNDTYINTTTYCPDAGFQRFNLNLPGAAGIKNQMNSWKTASSAYTQQASVLIDFIDQTSIASTPTCSTGTLSYGSFMGFYTCVDVANTTAQVFLRGNALARLQSSNFDYSSTNQTYFPTASVRVQGRGYLYTK; from the coding sequence ATGAAGAATGTACTCAGATTTCTTCTCAGCATTCAGCTGAAACACTCTAAGTTTGTTCAGCAAGTTCATGGTTTTACCCTGATAGAGCTTTTGGTAGCCTTGTTGCTGGCATTCCTGGTAATTACACCACTGCTAGGATTCATGGTTAATATTCTCAGTACAGATCAGAAAGAACAAGCAAAGGCAAATTCTGAACAAGAAATCCAGACAGCAATTGATTACATTGCCAATGATTTACAACAAGCTGTCTATATATACGATAGAACTGCACTGACTACCAATTCAAACACTACCCCAGCAAACTCAGGAATTCAAGACCAAATACCCCCTGTTAAAAGTGCTACTGGTTGTAGTTCTACTGCTACTTGTAAACCAATTCTCGTGTTTTGGAAACGCAAGTTTATTTCAGCTGCGATTACCGCTCCTGGCAGCACTACAGATGACACTTTTGTTTACTCACTAGTTGCCTACTATTTAATCAAAGATAGTAGTACTACTTGGTCAAACGCGGCTCGTATTGCCAGATTTGAAATTCGTGATGGAGTTCTGGCTTCTAGTGGTAGTAATGGAAATTGTGGTAGCGACTATCCTAATGATACATATATTAACACCACCACCTACTGTCCCGATGCAGGTTTTCAACGTTTTAACTTAAATCTACCAGGTGCAGCAGGTATAAAGAATCAAATGAATTCATGGAAAACAGCCTCGTCAGCTTACACTCAACAAGCTTCGGTACTAATCGATTTTATCGATCAAACCTCTATTGCTTCAACTCCTACTTGCTCTACTGGAACACTTAGCTATGGTAGTTTTATGGGCTTTTATACTTGCGTTGATGTTGCCAACACAACAGCACAGGTGTTTTTACGAGGCAATGCACTAGCTAGGTTGCAAAGTAGCAATTTTGATTACTCTTCAACTAACCAAACTTACTTTCCGACGGCAAGTGTCCGCGTGCAAGGACGTGGATATTTATATACTAAATAA
- a CDS encoding prepilin-type N-terminal cleavage/methylation domain-containing protein, with the protein MGNLTLKLFHTRMCNKDTEKRFNPEHNAGFTLIEVLVVVLMIGILSAIAAPSWLAFINRQQVNKANDAVLAALQDAQSEAKKSKLSYTVSFQKNTTTQNVEVAVYRTNAGIPTWKPLGADIGVSSNKLLLGANLSSENAANSTANSPVSYPPSSTPTKITFDYMGALPTLPTPNLGTGNPSGLKIVVAVPSAANSTSPSSVKRCVIVTTLLGSMLTAKDDKCN; encoded by the coding sequence ATGGGCAACCTAACTTTAAAGTTATTCCACACTAGGATGTGTAATAAAGACACCGAGAAGCGATTTAATCCTGAACACAATGCTGGTTTTACTTTAATAGAAGTGCTTGTTGTGGTGCTAATGATCGGAATTTTATCAGCGATCGCAGCTCCTAGTTGGCTTGCCTTTATAAATCGACAGCAAGTAAATAAGGCTAATGACGCTGTTTTAGCTGCATTACAAGATGCACAGAGCGAAGCTAAAAAAAGTAAACTTAGTTATACTGTGAGTTTCCAAAAAAATACTACAACCCAAAATGTAGAGGTTGCTGTTTATCGTACCAATGCTGGAATCCCTACATGGAAACCTTTAGGGGCAGATATAGGCGTTAGCTCTAATAAATTACTGCTAGGTGCAAATCTCAGTAGCGAAAACGCTGCTAATTCTACTGCTAATTCTCCTGTATCTTACCCTCCTTCAAGTACGCCAACAAAAATTACCTTTGACTATATGGGGGCTTTACCAACTTTACCAACTCCAAACCTTGGAACAGGTAATCCATCTGGGTTAAAAATAGTAGTAGCTGTACCAAGCGCTGCAAATTCTACATCCCCTAGTAGCGTAAAGCGATGCGTCATTGTGACAACTCTCTTAGGCTCAATGCTCACAGCAAAAGACGATAAATGCAATTAG
- the hpsE gene encoding hormogonium polysaccharide biosynthesis glycosyltransferase HpsE, translating into MTENLDFTVAIPTYNGESRLPELLERLQNQLHTENLSWEIIVVDNNSTDNTAKVVQTYQKNWQCPYPLKYCFEARQGAAYARKRAVAEAKGRLIGFLDDDNYPVSNWVSAAYAFGEKYPKAGAYGSQIHPDWEIEPPENFQRIAPFLAITERGNLPLLYEAAKKLLPPSAGLVVRKQAWLESVPDKPILTGRVKGNMLTSEDLEMLSYIQKSGWEIWYNPEMEISHKIPKFRLQKDYLIPFFRGIGLSRYVTRTVNIKNVYRPVALLSYMINDLRKIALHLIKYRTKVKKDLVLACEMELFVSSFISPFYLWKNGYFKK; encoded by the coding sequence ATGACTGAGAACCTTGACTTTACTGTAGCTATCCCAACTTATAACGGTGAAAGTCGTTTACCTGAACTACTAGAGCGACTACAAAATCAACTTCACACCGAAAATTTATCTTGGGAAATTATAGTTGTAGACAATAACAGCACTGATAACACGGCTAAAGTTGTTCAAACATATCAAAAAAATTGGCAGTGTCCTTACCCTTTAAAATATTGCTTTGAAGCGCGACAGGGAGCAGCTTATGCACGAAAAAGAGCAGTCGCAGAAGCTAAAGGTAGACTTATCGGTTTTCTAGATGATGACAACTATCCAGTATCAAATTGGGTATCCGCAGCTTATGCTTTTGGTGAAAAATATCCGAAAGCCGGAGCTTATGGCAGCCAAATTCACCCTGACTGGGAAATAGAACCACCAGAAAACTTTCAGCGAATTGCTCCATTTTTGGCAATTACAGAGCGAGGTAATTTACCACTATTATATGAAGCAGCGAAAAAACTACTACCTCCTTCTGCTGGACTTGTTGTCCGAAAACAAGCTTGGTTAGAAAGTGTACCAGATAAGCCTATTTTAACTGGGAGGGTTAAAGGCAATATGCTCACCAGTGAAGATTTAGAAATGTTGTCTTACATCCAAAAATCAGGATGGGAAATTTGGTATAACCCCGAAATGGAGATTTCTCACAAAATCCCAAAATTTCGTTTACAAAAAGATTATTTAATTCCGTTTTTTCGAGGTATTGGACTTAGCCGCTATGTAACTAGAACGGTAAATATAAAAAATGTGTATAGACCAGTTGCTCTTTTATCTTACATGATAAATGACCTTCGTAAAATCGCTTTACACTTAATAAAATATAGAACTAAGGTCAAAAAAGATTTGGTACTTGCTTGCGAAATGGAACTCTTTGTAAGTAGTTTCATTAGTCCTTTTTATCTATGGAAAAATGGATATTTTAAAAAATAA
- the hpsE gene encoding hormogonium polysaccharide biosynthesis glycosyltransferase HpsE translates to MTELPIEKLDISVAIPAYNGATRLPKILDKILTQTGVEKLNWEIIIVDNNSSDNTFEVIDNYQKIYDGRFHIRYFLEPEQGAAFARLRAVREARGQLIAFLDDDNLPDPNWLSEAYTFGLNHPQAGAWSGQIHGDFEVNPPENFERIQAFLAIREHGSNPHLFDADNLRLPPGAALVVRKEVWCKNVPLRPNLSGKLPGILVQGDDYEPLLYIHNAGWEIWYNPTMHTYHQIPRWRFEKDYLLTLARGCGLCIFQLRLINTKNWQKPIVFVKTILGNLRRALQHLIQYRGQLKSNLIALFEMEFYLASMMSPFYYLKSNVRRVLKNKLAL, encoded by the coding sequence ATGACTGAACTACCAATTGAAAAATTAGATATTAGTGTAGCCATCCCTGCATATAATGGAGCAACTCGTTTACCTAAAATTTTGGATAAAATCTTAACCCAGACAGGAGTAGAAAAACTTAACTGGGAAATTATTATTGTGGATAATAATAGTTCTGACAATACATTTGAAGTAATCGATAATTATCAAAAAATATATGATGGAAGATTTCATATAAGATATTTTTTAGAACCTGAACAGGGAGCCGCTTTTGCACGATTGCGGGCAGTGCGTGAAGCTAGAGGGCAGCTAATAGCATTTTTAGATGATGATAATTTACCCGATCCTAATTGGTTATCAGAAGCATATACTTTTGGATTAAATCACCCTCAAGCAGGTGCTTGGAGTGGACAGATTCATGGTGATTTTGAAGTAAACCCACCAGAAAATTTTGAAAGAATTCAAGCTTTTTTAGCTATCAGAGAACATGGTTCAAATCCACATTTATTTGATGCGGATAATTTAAGACTTCCTCCTGGTGCGGCACTTGTTGTTCGGAAAGAAGTATGGTGTAAAAATGTACCTCTGCGACCTAATCTAAGCGGTAAGTTACCTGGTATTTTGGTGCAGGGTGATGACTATGAACCATTGCTTTATATACATAATGCAGGTTGGGAAATTTGGTATAACCCCACCATGCATACTTATCATCAAATACCACGTTGGCGATTTGAGAAAGATTATCTTCTAACTTTGGCACGCGGCTGTGGCTTGTGTATTTTCCAGTTACGCTTGATAAATACTAAAAATTGGCAAAAACCAATAGTGTTTGTGAAAACTATTTTAGGTAATTTACGCCGGGCATTACAGCATCTCATTCAATATAGAGGGCAATTGAAAAGTAATCTTATTGCACTTTTTGAGATGGAGTTTTACCTGGCTAGTATGATGAGTCCTTTTTACTACTTAAAATCTAATGTACGTAGAGTATTAAAAAATAAATTAGCCTTATAA
- a CDS encoding glycosyltransferase: protein MKARKKLPKISVIIPAYNSEKTIKQTIQSVLNQTFTNLELIVINDGSQDSTLEVVTQFQDSRIKVFSYANAGGNVSRNRGLNHAVGEFVSFLDADDLWTPDKLRSQLKALQANVTAKVAYGWTDYIDINGKFLLSGKRINLNGNIYEELLLNNFLENGSNPLICKKALITLGGFDESLNAAQDWDMWLRLASKFDFICVPSVQILYRISANSVSSNLARQEKACLQVLGKAYKERPSTVRNSWSISLANLYKYLACKALQKPFNRQKSLSSVRFLWKYFLNDPSKLENINFTLKLFLKIVIIFISPTLFYGIINRRNARNQEPERLLNIWVVENRPERKNVYPGAFTISS from the coding sequence ATGAAAGCTAGAAAAAAATTACCAAAAATCTCTGTAATCATCCCTGCTTATAATAGTGAGAAGACTATTAAGCAGACAATTCAATCTGTTTTAAATCAAACTTTTACTAATCTAGAATTAATTGTAATTAATGATGGCTCACAAGACTCCACATTAGAGGTTGTTACACAATTTCAAGATTCACGAATAAAAGTATTTTCCTATGCCAACGCTGGGGGTAATGTCAGCCGTAACCGAGGGCTAAACCATGCAGTTGGAGAATTTGTCAGTTTCTTGGATGCAGACGATCTTTGGACACCTGATAAACTTCGATCTCAGTTAAAAGCTTTGCAAGCAAACGTTACGGCAAAAGTTGCTTACGGTTGGACTGATTACATTGACATTAATGGTAAATTTCTCCTTTCAGGCAAGCGCATTAATTTAAATGGAAATATTTATGAAGAATTATTACTAAATAACTTTTTAGAGAATGGTTCAAATCCCTTAATTTGTAAAAAAGCTTTAATTACATTAGGTGGCTTTGACGAATCTCTAAATGCGGCTCAGGATTGGGATATGTGGCTGCGATTAGCCTCTAAGTTTGATTTTATATGTGTACCATCTGTACAAATTTTATATCGGATAAGTGCTAATTCAGTTTCTTCCAATCTTGCAAGACAGGAAAAAGCCTGCTTGCAAGTGCTTGGGAAAGCATATAAAGAAAGACCTTCAACGGTTAGAAATAGTTGGAGTATAAGTCTAGCAAATTTATACAAATACCTCGCCTGTAAAGCTTTGCAAAAGCCGTTTAATCGTCAAAAATCTCTATCATCTGTTAGATTTCTATGGAAATATTTTCTTAACGATCCTTCAAAACTTGAGAATATCAATTTCACCTTAAAATTATTCTTGAAAATTGTCATAATTTTTATCTCGCCGACCTTGTTCTACGGTATTATTAATCGGCGCAATGCAAGAAACCAAGAGCCTGAAAGATTGCTCAACATTTGGGTAGTTGAAAATCGACCAGAAAGAAAAAATGTATACCCAGGTGCATTCACGATTTCTAGCTAA
- a CDS encoding Tfp pilus assembly protein FimT/FimU: MYTQVHSRFLANTKNLYDKHSNSGFTLLEVLVVVVLISILATLGISNWLAFVETRRLNAAQNQVHYAMRQAQRQATKEKLTWQASFREQNSIVQWAVHPATVNPSNVNWNNLDSNVRLDEETTLSESNGIKQIQFDYKGSVTKPPLGRITISSKSGGKVKRCVIVSTILGAMRTAKEHTTSSNDKYCY; the protein is encoded by the coding sequence ATGTATACCCAGGTGCATTCACGATTTCTAGCTAATACAAAGAATCTCTATGATAAGCACTCTAACAGTGGTTTTACCTTATTAGAGGTGTTAGTAGTTGTTGTATTAATCAGCATATTAGCCACATTGGGAATATCCAACTGGCTGGCTTTTGTGGAGACTCGCCGTCTCAATGCTGCCCAAAACCAGGTTCATTATGCTATGCGCCAAGCCCAAAGGCAAGCCACTAAGGAAAAATTGACTTGGCAAGCCAGCTTTCGTGAACAAAACAGTATTGTTCAATGGGCGGTTCATCCTGCTACAGTAAACCCATCTAACGTTAACTGGAATAATTTAGATTCCAATGTGCGCTTAGATGAGGAAACAACCTTATCAGAGTCAAATGGCATCAAGCAAATTCAATTTGATTACAAGGGTAGTGTCACTAAACCACCATTGGGACGGATCACTATATCTAGCAAGTCTGGTGGTAAAGTTAAACGTTGTGTCATAGTTTCTACAATTCTAGGAGCAATGCGAACGGCAAAGGAGCATACTACAAGCAGTAACGATAAGTATTGTTACTAA